Part of the Candidatus Thiothrix putei genome, CGTCGGGCGTGATTTGGCGGATTTACCTTGGCAAGGTGAAAGTACAGTCAATACCCTCGATACTGCGCCGTTTGTGTTGCTCTCACACAATACGGATGCTGACCCAATCTTCACTTACGGCAATCAGAAAGCGCTGGAAGTATTTGAAATGGATTGGGAAACGCTCACTCAATTGCCCTCGCGCTACTCTGCTGAAGCGTTAGTACGCGAAGAGCGCGAACACTTGCTGCAAACCGTTGCCCGCCAAGGCTACATCGACAATTACGCGGGGGTGCGCATTTCCAGCACTGGGCGACGTTTTTTGATTCACCAAGCCATTGTGTGGAACTTGCGGGATGCGCACGGCAACTACGCGGGGCAGGCCGCTTACTTTGATCATTGGGAATTTCTGCCTTAAAAGCTCACGGGTAGGTCTATACTCTAAGGCTCAATAACATCGGGCAACCCGCCAAGCGGACAAGGAGATATAAGTATGTCGACCACCATTGAGCAACAAATCAATGCTGATCTCGCGGCTTTTGCACAAGACCCCAAAGCCTTCATGAATCGCCAACCGCCGAAAACCGATGCCGCAGGCAATCCCGTTACCGGCGCAACTCTGTTTTCACGCACGGCTATTGAGAACCAAGACTACATTGCAGCGCGTGATGAACAACGCATGGACATCCTGCAACCGTCTGCTGGCACACCGGGCGGTGTTTCCACCCGTGCAGCGATTGCCTCCAACGACAAACCCGTCAACTTGGTCGATGCACTGACCTACAACAAACTCAGTGAGATGGAAACGGCTGGTCTGAAAAAAGCCACACTCGCCGAATCACCTTGGTCAGACGATTATTGGGCCATTTACAAAGGGATTCTCGGCGCACGTTATGCCGACCCTAATTTCCCGAAAGATTCGGACTGGAAAAAGAATTACGATTACATCCGTGCCATACCTGCTGCCAGCATTCTTGCCAGCGGCAATGCCAGCAAAATCAACAACCTTTCCCCATCCGAAAAATACGATGCCCTAATCGGTGACACTAACGAAACCCTCACCAAAAAAATGTGGGCAGACGGCAAATATTATTACGACAAAACCGGTTCGGTCGAAACCTGGATGGGCATTTGTCACGGTTGGGCACCCGCCGCTTATATGCTCGCCCGCCCCACCAAAAGCGTGACGCTCAAAACCCCAAGCAACGTTGCCATTACCTTTTACCCTTCTGACATCAAAGCTTTAGCATCGCTGCTATGGGCAAATGCCGCCAGCGCTACACGCTTTATCGGCGGTCGTTGCAATACCAAAGCGCCAGAAACCGATCCGGTCACGGGGCGGGTCAAATCGGCGGATTGTTTTGATACCAATCCCGGTGCATGGCATCTTGCCATCGTCAACCAGCTTGGTGCAGGCAAGCGCAGCATGGTGCTGGATGTCACCTTCGACTACGAAGTCTGGAATCAACCCCTTTACGCTTACGAATACCGCTATTTCAACCCGCAAAAAATGGTTTATGCCAACACACTGGCAGAAGCAACCGTGACGAAAGCGGCTTTCACCAACGATAAGTTCAAAGCTTACCGGGGAGCACAAAGTCAATCGGTGGTTGGGGTACGCATGGATGTTTCCTATGTGGTCGAAACCAGCCCCAGCCACAACACCAGTGACAGCCCAGAACGTGATTCCATCCAAAAAGTGACCTATTACTACGATGTGGAACTGGATGCGGCTGGTACTATCGTTGGCGGTGAGTGGTATACCAATAAACACCCCGATTTCTTGTGGACACCCGGCAAGGAGATGCGTGCCAAAACTACTTATGAATCTCAAGCAACCGGAACTTGGACAGCGGGCAACCCCGTACCGACTACGTGGCGGGCGGCAGCAAAGTTAGCCAGTCCGAAGGGGCAGCCACTCGCGGCGATTGTGGAACACATCATTAAGTTCGCAAACGGCGCTCAACCTGCTACGAGTGCGAACCCAGCACCAGCAAGCCCGACACCGGCTGCACCCATACCACCAAGCGTTACAACACCCACCACACCGGCTCCAGCGACACCTGCGCCAGTAACGCCAGCACCTGCGACACCCATTCCGGCAACACCTACGCCTCCAACAACACCCCCAGTATCCTCTGGTTCTTGGTTGAGTCGCTTGTTAAGACGCTGGTTTGGCTAACGCTGCCGCTGCCCGCCGTTCACGAAAGAATGCCTGCAATAGTGCGGCGCATTCTTCCTGTAATACACCGCCTTGCACCGCTGCCACTTTGTGGT contains:
- a CDS encoding MEKHLA domain-containing protein, with protein sequence MMDTAQLTTHLHLLHSSFRHYVGRDLADLPWQGESTVNTLDTAPFVLLSHNTDADPIFTYGNQKALEVFEMDWETLTQLPSRYSAEALVREEREHLLQTVARQGYIDNYAGVRISSTGRRFLIHQAIVWNLRDAHGNYAGQAAYFDHWEFLP